The Fusarium falciforme chromosome 7, complete sequence genome window below encodes:
- a CDS encoding FAD-binding-3 domain-containing protein — protein sequence MCDSHKLKLRIIINGAGLGGLGAAIGLARKGHHVTVLEAASALSEVGAGIQIPPNSSRVLEIYGLASKFLEKVVWPRGFAFRRYATGDILGTTPLHPQLSETYGFPYWLIHRADFQSILFYAAKETGVDVRLASPVQSVDVDLPSITLLSGETLTADLVVGADGIRSKTRAALLGDRDVQPNDAANCSYRATVPAGAMNADPQVSHLMTDVNANCWIGPDHHIMAYPIRQGAMYNMVLSHPGGIAAAGKWNEPGNLQEMQEHYKDFDPVIRRVVSKVTSCLNWKIADLPELPTWTNGKVVLLGDAAHAMVPFLAQGAAQAIEDGACLAECLDRVKSLSDLPVYLEAYEKIRKPRAERVQKGTRDSSLIWHMHDGPEQEARDKAFSYMELGTRDEQFEEELEKANPNSLSGKKFQQWLFGYDVFSATNAILDQLSPNGRIRI from the exons ATGTGTGACAGTCACAAGCTGAAGTTGCGAATTATCATCAATGGCGCTGGGCTGGGAGGTCTTGGGGCCGCCATCGGGCTTGCACGCAAGGGACACCATGTCACGGTCCTTGAGGCTGCATCCGCTCTATCAGAG GTTGGCGCCGGCATTCAGATCCCGCCAAATAGCTCTCGAGTCCTGGAGATATACGGCCTTGCTTCCAAATTCCTCGAAAAGGTCGTGTGGCCTCGGGGGTTTGCATTCCGCAGATATGCCACTGGAGACATCTTGGGGACCACGCCATTGCATCCTCAACTCTCAGAGACCTACGGGTTCCCATATTGGTTGATTCATCGGGCAGACTTTCAGTCCATCCTGTTTTATGCCGCCAAGGAAACTGGCGTCGACGTCAGACTCGCGTCTCCCGTACAGTCCGTTGACGTTGACCTACCAAGTATAACACTTCTCAGCGGCGAGACTCTGACGGCGGACCTCGTCGTAGGGGCAGATGGAATTCGATCCAAGACACGGGCTGCGCTTCTAGGCGATAGGGATGTGCAGCCTAACGACGCTGCAAACTGTTCTTACCGTGCCACTGTACCTGCTGGAGCCATGAATGCGGATCCCCAAGTCTCACATCTCATGACGGATGTCAACGCTAATTGTTGGATTGGGCCCGATCACCACATAATGGCCTACCCAATCCGCCAAGGGGCCATGTACAATATGGTTCTCTCACACCCAGGGGGTATCGCTGCAGCCGGGAAATGGAACGAACCCGGGAACCTGCAAGAGATGCAGGAGCATTACAAGGACTTTGACCCTGTTATTCGAAGAGTCGTCAGCAAGGTGACCAGCTGTCTGAACTGGAAGATCGCCGACCTCCCTGAGCTGCCAACCTGGACGAATGGCAAGGTTGTCCTCCTGGGAGATGCAGCCCACGCAATGGTCCCCTTCCTGGCGCAGGGAGCTGCCCAAGCCATTGAGGATGGTGCCTGCCTCGCAGAATGCCTCGACCGTGTCAAGAGTCTCTCGGATCTGCCAGTATACCTTGAAGCCTACGAAAAGATCCGTAAGCCTCGCGCAGAACGCGTTCAGAAGGGAACCAGGGATAGCAGCTTGATCTGGCACATGCATGACGGCCCAGAGCAGGAGGCTCGGGATAAGGCATTCTCCTACATGGAATTGGGTACTAGGGACGAACAGTTTGAGGAGGAACTCGAAAAGGCGAACCCAAATAGTCTGAGTGGGAAGAAGTTTCAGCAATGGCTGTTTGGTTATGACGTCTTTTCAGCGACCAATGCTATACTGGATCAGTTGAGTCCTAACGGTCGGATCAGGATTTAG
- a CDS encoding Oxidored-FMN domain-containing protein, which yields MTKLFTPLKVGAMSLSHRIAMAPMTRLRASDSHVPLPSVKEYYKQRASAPGSLVVTEATVISPRHGGYANVPGIYNQSQIDAWREVTNAVHAKGSYIFLQLWALGRAANPQFLEKGGHQLVSSSDVPMKSAFSDDMHYPTPLTEDGIWDAISDFAAAAKNAISAGFDGVEIHGANGYLVDQFIQDVSNKRTDAWGGSIENRSRFAVEVTRAVAEAVGSERTAIRLSPWSKYQGMRMDDPVPQFSDLVRRLADFKLAYLHACESDARQTNDEEIKFILDTYGDASPVLVAGNYDAASAKKAVDADYADHDVVVAFGRPYISNPDLVFKAKNGIEFAPFDPKTMYAQSDEGYIDYPFAQEAKDE from the coding sequence ATGACGAAACTCTTCACCCCCCTCAAGGTCGGGGCCATGTCCCTCTCCCATCGCATCGCCATGGCTCCAATGACCCGCCTCCGAGCAAGCGATTCTCACGTTCCCCTGCCCTCCGTAAAGGAGTACTACAAGCAGCGTGCCTCGGCCCCCGGCTCTCTCGTCGTGACGGAAGCCACCGTTATCAGCCCCCGGCATGGCGGTTATGCCAATGTCCCAGGCATCTACAATCAGTCTCAGATCGACGCCTGGAGGGAGGTCACCAACGCTGTGCACGCCAAAGGGTCATACATCTTTCTACAGCTCTGGGCACTGGGTCGCGCCGCAAACCCTCAGTTCCTGGAGAAGGGAGGACACCAGCTTGTTTCCAGCAGCGATGTGCCCATGAAGAGTGCCTTTAGCGATGATATGCACTACCCAACCCCGCTGACCGAAGATGGCATTTGGGACGCAATTTCTGACTTTGCGGCCGCAGCTAAGAACGCCATCAGTGCTGGTTTCGATGGAGTCGAGATCCATGGCGCCAACGGATACCTAGTCGACCAGTTCATTCAAGACGTCTCGAATAAACGAACCGATGCCTGGGGTGGAAGCATCGAAAACAGATCTCGCTTCGCGGTAGAGGTCACTCGCGCCGTGGCCGAAGCAGTTGGCAGCGAGCGCACTGCGATCCGGCTGAGCCCCTGGAGCAAGTACCAAGGTATGCGCATGGACGACCCTGTTCCGCAATTCTCAGACCTTGTACGCAGGCTGGCTGATTTCAAGCTGGCCTACCTCCACGCGTGCGAGTCCGACGCCCGACAAACCAACGACGAGGAGATCAAGTTCATCTTGGACACCTATGGCGACGCGAGCCCTGTTCTCGTTGCCGGGAATTACGATGCCGCTTCCGCCAAGAAAGCGGTGGATGCCGATTACGCGGACCATGATGTTGTGGTGGCATTTGGTCGTCCGTACATTTCCAACCCCGACCTGGTCTTTAAAGCAAAGAACGGCATTGAGTTTGCGCCATTCGATCCAAAGACCATGTATGCACAAAGCGATGAGGGCTACATAGATTATCCCTTCGCCCAGGAAGCTAAGGATGAATGA
- a CDS encoding NAD(P)-bd-dom domain-containing protein — MQTRLGIAGGMRMSKPEHPRCNNSEYPSEITTTLGAFLLPNMTILVGVAGITGQFGQLLTCKLLDTNQQVSVRGFCRNKAKLAQNLSSSSSQVEIVEGGAYDRDQVANFVRGCDIVVCCYLGDNDLMIEGQKVLIDACEDEKIPRYLASDWCLDYTKLEFGQLFTKDPMKHVKAYLGTKEFVKGVHVLIGAFLETLVSPYFGIYDSGTHTFSHWGEPGVLFETTSYGNAAEFTAQVVLDKEAVGIQRFVGDTKSMDDIALAYERVYGIKANVVIKGSAKQLYDKMWGVRNQPSSQPNEYMAMFYQYYMINEQTYVGPYLQNLKYPEVKALTIEEFMRRVPLDQLPVVYSNPVTERV; from the exons ATGCAGACTAGGCTCGGCATTGCGGGAGGTATGCGAATGTCGAAGCCGGAACACCCCCGGTG TAACAATTCCGAATATCCTTCCGAAATTACAACTACTCTGGGTGCTTTTCTTTTACCCAATATGACCATCCTTGTTGGAGTTGCAGGTATCACTGGCCAGTTTGGTCAGCTGCTAACTTGCAAACTTCTCGACACCAACCAACAAGTCTCGGTCCGTGGTTTTTGTCGAAACAAAGCCAAGCTAGCCCAAaacctctcttcttcttcttctcaagtTGAGATTGTGGAAGGCGGTGCGTACGATCGAGACCAAGTCGCCAACTTTGTCAGGGGCTGCGACATTGTTGTCTGCTGCTACTTGGGAGACAACGATTTGATGATCGAAGGCCAGAAGGTTCTCATTGACGCATGCGAGGATGAAAAAATCCCACGCTACCTGGCAAGCGACTGGTGTCTGGATTATACCAAGCTCGAGTTTGGGCAGCTCTTCACCAAAGATCCGATGAAACATGTCAAGGCCTACTTGGGCACCAAGGAGTTCGTGAAAGGAGTTCATGTTCTCATTGGCGCTTTTCTTGAGACTCTTGTCAGCCCCTATTTTGGCATCTACGACTCTGGCACACACACCTTCTCGCATTGGGGCGAACCAGGCGTTCTGTTCGAAACCACGTCTTATGGAAACGCGGCCGAGTTCACGGCACAGGTCGTTCTTGACAAGGAGGCAGTTGGCATCCAGCGCT TTGTGGGAGACACCAAGTCCATGGACGACATTGCCCTGGCATATGAGAGGGTCTATGGCATCAAGGCTAATGTCGTGATAAAGGGCTCTGCAAAGCAACTCTATGACAAGATGTGGGGTGTCCGAAATCAGCCGTCGAGCCAACCAAACGAATACATGGCCAT GTTCTACCAGTACTACATGATAAACGAGCAGACCTACGTGGGACCGTACCTTCAGAACTTGAAGTACCCCGAGGTGAAGGCTTTGACGATTGAAGAGTTTATGCGGCGTGTCCCATTAGATCAGCTCCCTGTTGTTTATAGCAATCCTGTGACAGAGAGGGTCTAA
- a CDS encoding Zn(2)-C6 fungal-type domain-containing protein — protein MSPNVSEERVDDDDDDDEQNNAMLGLIKEKEGRRLSTHGNSSVSSFMSHIRNVLDHHLASRATSAEPGRTISMAQPQLATSSSDQLAHVDAVLPPRRRADHLFDVYWRCIDPLYPFLDRDQMDLMYQRLWAGENLGEDTKMFICLLNVVFSLSCNLNPRMEPEERGTNAAVFYRRSQELLDFSDLQNRSVLTVQCFLLSGQYLQSTNKSQQCWMSIGLAIRVAQSIGLDLVATSTEAPTTTIRETMRKVWHGCILMDRTLSMTFGRPLMITPKAATAVPMPLVHNSEGLCSCHSSASSCDATHDRDLHFFTEALELYELMGEALITVYDASAVDEPVKIDEYSMYFGSKAAKIVGQVCEVDDKLQHWQRRLPIHLRNDPDAPKSIIHKRQSHILFLRFHHTRILLLRPILSRFCARQGYEPAGFSETLPWKIALHSSVSCVRAALETVEFYESSIGNRSIQDCEDLLPAWWYSTFYIYSAATILVAAQLHHALTAEVGTNRIVDGCRISIKLLTSFQRFGDHAMRCATAIGLLLEHVQRKQRGRTQQKKQRQRDELDQVRLQADKGGLDEKCEHLVNQGVSQTNPAKGPVHGFGTSVDYLGNAAASINPGNDGSLDYDLAIHGNELDGLTMLDGLMAIDFEGFNCKLDFDDLSWLNSIPAQLYES, from the coding sequence ATGTCTCCAAACGTCTCGGAGGAACgggtcgacgacgacgacgacgatgacgagcagAATAACGCTATGCTGGGGTTGataaaagagaaggaaggcCGGAGACTATCGACACATGGCAACTCGAGTGTCAGCAGTTTCATGAGCCACATCAGAAACGTGCTCGATCACCACCTGGCTTCTCGTGCTACCAGTGCTGAACCCGGCCGGACGATCAGCATGGCTCAACCTCAACTAGCCACGAGCTCAAGTGACCAGCTTGCTCATGTGGACGCGGTTCTGCCTCCCCGCCGGAGAGCTGACCATCTTTTTGACGTCTACTGGAGATGCATTGATCCGTTATATCCATTCCTGGATCGGGATCAGATGGATTTAATGTATCAACGCTTGTGGGCCGGGGAGAATCTTGGCGAAGACACAAAGATGTTCATCTGCCTCCTCAACGTGGTATTCAGTCTGAGCTGCAACCTGAACCCCCGGATGGAGCCGGAGGAAAGGGGCACAAATGCGGCCGTCTTCTACCGACGCAGTCAAGAACTCCTGGATTTCTCCGACCTCCAGAATCGCTCGGTCCTGACCGTACAGTGCTTTCTCCTATCTGGACAGTATCTGCAAAGTACAAACAAGTCACAGCAATGTTGGATGTCGATTGGTCTGGCCATCCGAGTAGCCCAGAGCATCGGCCTGGATTTGGTAGCGACAAGCACTGAGGCACCCACTACAACTATCAGAGAGACTATGCGCAAGGTCTGGCACGGCTGTATCCTCATGGATAGAACTCTTTCCATGACATTCGGCCGGCCACTGATGATCACCCCTAAGGCGGCGACAGCAGTTCCCATGCCGCTGGTACATAATTCTGAGGGTCTTTGCAGCTGCCACTCTAGTGCATCCAGCTGTGATGCCACACATGACCGCGATCTGCACTTCTTCACCGAAGCCCTCGAGCTATATGAACTCATGGGTGAGGCGCTGATCACAGTATACGACGCCTCGGCTGTTGACGAGCCAGTCAAAATTGACGAGTATTCCATGTACTTTGGCAGCAAGGCGGCCAAGATCGTTGGCCAGGTTTGTGAAGTCGACGACAAGCTCCAGCATTGGCAAAGGCGTCTCCCTATTCATCTTCGCAACGACCCAGATGCTCCCAAGTCGATCATCCACAAGCGCCAGAGCCATATTCTGTTTCTTCGTTTCCACCACACTCGCATTCTACTTTTGCGTCCCATTCTGTCACGGTTCTGCGCTAGACAGGGCTACGAGCCCGCAGGCTTCTCAGAGACGTTGCCCTGGAAGATTGCTCTTCACTCATCTGTAAGCTGTGTGAGGGCAGCCTTGGAAACTGTCGAGTTCTACGAGTCCAGCATTGGAAACCGCAGCATCCAAGACTGTGAGGACTTGCTGCCTGCCTGGTGGTATAGCACTTTTTACATCTACAGCGCCGCTACAATTCTCGTGGCCGCACAGTTGCACCATGCACTGACGGCGGAAGTTGGAACAAACAGGATTGTTGATGGATGCCGAATCAGCATCAAACTGCTCACATCGTTCCAGAGGTTCGGGGATCATGCGATGAGATGCGCCACCGCCATCGGCTTACTTCTCGAGCACGTCCAAAGAAAACAAAGAGGGCGAACACAACAAAAGAAGCAGCGGCAACGAGACGAGTTAGATCAAGTCAGGTTACAAGCAGATAAGGGCGGACTCGACGAGAAATGCGAGCATCTGGTGAACCAAGGAGTATCACAGACCAACCCCGCAAAGGGGCCTGTACATGGTTTTGGAACCAGTGTAGATTATTTAGGGAATGCCGCTGCTTCTATAAACCCTGGGAACGATGGATCTTTGGACTATGATTTGGCAATACATGGTAACGAGCTAGATGGTTTGACAATGCTTGATGGGCTCATGGCGATCGATTTTGAGGGCTTCAACTGCAAACTGGATTTTGACGATCTTTCTTGGCTTAATAGCATACCCGCACAACTGTACGAGAGCTAG
- a CDS encoding Short-chain dehydrogenase, whose protein sequence is MSSGQIILITGANRGIGRGLVAAFLQEPSTTVIAAVRDPSKASSTGLTELPRATGSRIIVAKIDAADESAAEAAVSGLRTDHSIDSLDVVVANAGINHSGGHVIRNSTQTIHDHFAVNTVGPLTLFQATAPLLRSSKSGRPRFIAISSNTGSISEMDIMQGLSTTSPYGASKAALNWFMRRIHFDEGWLTTLVINPGFVLTDMVAETMRGYPVKPEDLGAITVEESATGIVERIKTAKRDVSGTFQNFDGNPISW, encoded by the coding sequence ATGTCGAGCGGCCAGATAATCTTGATTACTGGAGCCAATCGCGGCATTGGCAGAGGACTTGTTGCTGCCTTTCTTCAGGAACCAAGCACAACGGTCATCGCGGCTGTTCGTGACCCTTCCAAAGCATCCTCTACCGGGCTCACTGAGCTTCCTAGAGCTACAGGCTCGCGGATCATCGTCGCCAAGATTGATGCAGCCGACGAATCCGCCGCTGAGGCTGCAGTCAGCGGCCTCCGAACCGACCACTCCATTGACTCTTTGGATGTGGTTGTTGCGAACGCGGGCATAAACCACTCGGGAGGTCACGTCATTCGAAACTCAACCCAGACAATTCATGACCACTTTGCCGTGAATACGGTCGGACCGTTGACCTTGTTCCAGGCCACAGCTCCGCTGCTCCGATCCAGCAAGAGCGGTCGCCCCAGGTTCATCGCTATCTCGTCCAATACCGGCAGCATTTCGGAGATGGACATCATGCAAGGTCTCTCGACCACGAGCCCTTATGGAGCTAGCAAAGCAGCTCTAAATTGGTTTATGCGGAGGATTCATTTCGACGAGGGCTGGCTTACTACCTTGGTCATCAACCCAGGTTTTGTCCTGACCGACATGGTGGCTGAGACCATGCGAGGTTATCCGGTGAAGCCTGAGGACCTGGGTGCTATCACTGTGGAGGAGAGCGCCACTGGGATTGTTGAAAGAATCAAGACTGCCAAGAGGGACGTTAGTGGCACATTTCAAAACTTCGATGGCAACCCAATTTCATGGTAA
- a CDS encoding Zn(2)-C6 fungal-type domain-containing protein has protein sequence MDDPEPTNAGQEPRITRKRKRTAHACEPCRQRKSRCDGSRPVCDLCNEHGVECYYRDSVVMPAPKVDHHAVAQLDTRLRDMERLLHRLVPASSREPIPSPSSLAQNDAPEEGTHPSSVDMQGRDAISQDETHVELASGLDKSAWPTDPGDSVDGMASITFRGEACSGVFGPTSNPAFLQKIIIAQRSIFGQGQNRTPSLNTFQAAATLDISRPASPPLASTDVQSPPVVNPHVLPSQYDVLQMVDTFFDNTGKFFPYLYKPYILRSFANMRRTSFQNVERSQLCILNLLMAFATTHCPSDLPASARAERGDVFLQRALLLIPDIKPAAGNLEPIQALLMATQYIQGTQRSSQTWDILGRLIHAAFQVGLYQPASQAHYTPLEAELRKRAWWMCFIMDRMCSMTYGRPELMPNAYMVMDLPTDVELETLAGNLPDNLISSAASTPSLLVYTSRLYLILGKVIESVYDNNISCPAQTTSLHQMLTKVLEVDQDLINWRQQLPPGLSQVTASELSQLQAVGETQTYRFRTILTVRYLNVRTLLHRAVLSRLLESPSRQVHQDLIFNMSVSSMETCVDAALESIGIISHATHQQYLLPIWWYSVYFTFTAALAIYGSILVMNRGDIQTHRFAPADLVQTLQTALQVLEQLGGETHQALRCKKIVHRLLQVSLALYTPVPNAQERQGGVCQNDQVQLIHLEENLEQLNGGFMRGLDSDMMLDLSNFADGLGSLIPDMFPL, from the exons ATGGACGATCCTGAACCAACCAATGCGGGCCAGGAGCCCAGGATTACCAGAAAGAGAAAACGGACCGCTCATGCTTGCGAGCCTTGCAGGCAGCGCAAGTCTCGCTGCGATGGATCGCGTCCAGTCTGTGACCTATGCAACGAGCATGGCGTTGAATGTTACTATCGAGACTCGGTAGTAATGCCTGCGCCCAAGGTGGACCATCACGCTGTAGCACAGCTTGACACTAGACTCAGAGATATGGAACGTCTGCTCCATAGACTGgttccagcttcttctcgggAACCAAttccctctccctcgtccTTGGCTCAGAACGATGCCCCGGAAGAAGGAACTCACCCAAGTTCTGTCGACATGCAGGGCCGTGATGCCATCTCCCAGGACGAGACTCATGTGGAGCTAGCGTCGGGTCTCGACAAGTCGGCGTGGCCTACTGACCCTGGCGATAGCGTCGATGGCATGGCATCAATCACTTTCCGGGGCGAGGCTTGCTCGGGAGTCTTTG GTCCCACATCCAACCCTGCCTTCCTTCAAAAGATCATTATCGCACAGCGCAGCATCTTTGGGCAAGGACAGAACCGTACGCCAAGCCTGAATACCTTTCAAGCTGCCGCCACACTCGATATTTCGCGGCCGGCTTCTCCACCGCTCGCATCCACGGACGTACAAAGTCCTCCTGTAGTAAACCCTCACGTTCTCCCTTCTCAATACGATGTCTTGCAAATGGTGGATACCTTTTTTGATAACACGGGGAAATTCTTTCCGTACCTCTACAAGCCTTACATCCTTCGCAGCTTCGCCAACATGCGCAGAACTAGCTTCCAGAACGTTGAGCGATCTCAGCTTTGCATCTTGAATCTGCTAATGGCCTTCGCTACGACTCACTGCCCTTCAGACTTGCCGGCGTCAGCCAGGGCAGAGAGGGGCGATGTTTTCCTGCAGCGAGCACTGCTACTGATCCCGGATATTAAGCCGGCAGCAGGCAATCTTGAGCCGA TACAGGCGCTGTTGATGGCAACTCAATACATTCAGGGTACGCAGAGATCATCCCAGACGTGGGATATACTTGGCAGGCTCATACATGCGGCCTTTCAAGTAGGCCTGTACCAACCAGCCAGCCAAGCTCACTATACGCCTCTCGAGGCCGAACTTCGAAAACGAGCCTGGTGGATGTGCTTTATCATGGATAG AATGTGCAGCATGACCTACGGTCGTCCAGAACTCATGCCCAATGCATACATGGTGATGGACTTGCCAACTGATGTTGAGCTTGAGACACTTGCCGGCAACCTTCCGGATAACTTGATTTCTTCTGCCGCGTCAACACCAAGTCTCTTGGTCTACACATC TCGGCTGTATCTCATCCTCGGCAAGGTTATAGAGTCTGTCTATGACAACAACATATCTTGCCCAGCCCAAACAACAAGCCTGCATCAGATGCTGACCAAGGTTCTGGAGGTAGACCAGGACCTGATCAACTGGCGTCAGCAACTCCCCCCCGGGCTCTCCCAGGTCACTGCATCAGAGCTCAGTCAGTTGCAAGCCGTGGGAGAAACACAGACATACCGATTCCGCACCATCCTCACCGTGAGGTATCTGAATGTGCGGACTCTTCTACACAGAGCCGTCTTGTCGCGGCTTTTGGAGTCGCCGTCACGTCAGGTCCATCAAGATCTTATATTCAACATGAGTGTTAGTAGCATGGAGACTTGTGTCGATGCAGCTTTGGAGTCGATCGGTATCATTTCCCACGCTACTCACCAGCAGTATTTGCTACCGATTTGGTGGTACTCGGTTTATTTCA CTTTCACTgctgccttggccatctACGGCAGCATCCTCGTCATGAACAGAGGTGATATTCAAACTCATCGATTCGCCCCCGCAGATCTTGTACAAACCTTGCAGACAGCACTCCAAGTCCTGGAGCAGCTTGGTGGCGAGACGCACCAGGCATTGCGGTGCAAGAAGATTGTACATCGTTTACTTCAAGTTTCTCTCGCCCTATACACCCCAGTCCCAAACGCCCAAGAGCGACAGGGTGGAGTATGTCAAAATGATCAGGTCCAGTTGATTCACCTGGAAGAAAATCTGGAACAACTTAACGGGGGATTCATGAGGGGGCTCGATTCAGACATGATGCTGGATCTGAGCAACTTTGCAGATGGTTTGGGGTCCTTGATACCGGACATGTTTCCCCTGTAA
- a CDS encoding Zn(2)-C6 fungal-type domain-containing protein: MASGCWTCKDRKVRCDLRQPSCANCARSKRKCAGYGIRLSWPRPNDRRRSMVHEPDKSSRANPESEKALHFINTYTWHVAMYGSSSDGSYSKLVAKPPGPLLYSLSLINRDESVLLDYYIRADTMVPGADPPRPLMQVILQMALADSTHSSKAVLQGILALSSLRLSGNSAAFAHKTKAISALARSLSLDKTRELTSKTVVASMLLYLYETTHPSLTGPSWAVYLCGVKKIAKSSSPEQNPSHCMGHGPFFSWLHYHEIMGHFSLVWWAPPDPPPICFVDAAALLGLPRSEETERMPFQNGQLDTTSDTAQLLHNDEGPVCSLVILDIISMLFHSISPDVEHAISSKKRQRLLEAENTLRKYLLEYPSTKSTYESRQPSNTSTVLHSIAALVFLNRAALDYSGEEAAHEVLVKRGLDILETVDVSYTPWPIFIIACEAHRDSARLLILDVIARTEKHTGSRRLTLLRHLIEGAWNYHDLNLGRGSDYRVMLHSVIRTAPYMPFFA, translated from the exons ATGGCTTCTGGCTGCTGGACTTGTAAAG ATCGCAAGGTCCGCTGCGACCTGCGGCAGCCCTCGTGCGCAAACTGCGCTCGGTCGAAGAGAAAATGCGCTGGATACGGCATCAGACTGTCGTGGCCACGGCCAAACGACCGGCGACGCTCCATGGTTCATGAGCCAGACAAATCCTCGCGTGCCAATCCCGAGAGCGAGAAGGCTCTCCACTTCATCAATACATATACTTGGCATGTGGCCATGTATGGGTCATCTTCCGACGGAAGCTATTCAA AGCTTGTCGCCAAACCCCCTGGCCCTTTGCTGTACTCGCTATCTTTGATCAACCGGGATGAGTCTGTGCTTCTAGACTATT ACATACGGGCAGACACAATGGTTCCTGGCGCAGACCCTCCCCGGCCGTTGATGCAGGTGATTCTCCAGATGGCGCTTGCAGACTCTACACATTCTTCAAAAGCTGTGCTACAGGGTATCTTGGCGTTGTCGTCGCTTCGCTTGTCAGGAAACTCTGCCGCCTTCGCACACAAGACAAAGGCTATATCTGCCCTTGCTCGGTCGTTGAGCCTCGATAAGACGCGCGAGTTGACAAGCAAAACCGTTGTTGCGAGCATGCTTCTCTATCTATATGAG ACAACCCACCCAAGCTTGACAGGTCCTTCATGGGCAGTATACCTCTGTGGCGTCAAGAAGATTGCTAAATCCTCCTCCCCCGAGCAGAATCCCAGCCATTGTATGGGTCACGGGCCATTCTTCAGTTGGCTGCATTACCATGAAATCATGGGCCACTTCAGCTTGGTTTGGTGGGCACCTCCTGATCCTCCGCCAATCTGTTTCGTCGATGCAGCCGCACTCTTGGGTCTACCTAGGAGTGAAGAGACAGAGAGAATGCCTTTCCAAAATGGCCAACTTGATACTACTTCCGACACAGCCCAACTTTTACACAACGACGAGGGGCCTGTCTGCTCCTTGGTAATTTTGGACATCATCTCGATGCTATTTCATAGCATCAGCCCAGACGTGGAACATGCCATCTCATCCAAAAAGCGCCAACGCCTACTAGAGGCGGAGAATACTCTACGCAAATACTTGTTGGAATACCCATCAACCAAGTCCACCTACGAGTCTCGTCAACCCTCAAACACAAGCACTGTCCTCCACTCTATCGCAGCCCTGGTCTTCCTCAATCGTGCAGCATTGGATTactctggagaagaagcagcccaCGAGGTTTTAGTGAAACGCGGTCTGGATATCCTCGAGACTGTCGATGTTTCTTATACCCCGTGGCCcatctttattatagcctGCGAGGCACATCGAGACTCAGCCCGGCTGTTAATCCTCGATGTTATTGCTAGGACAGAGAAGCATACTGGGAGCCGCCGCTTGACTCTGCTGAGGCATCTTATTGAAGGAGCCTGGAACTATCATGATCTGAACCTTGGGCGAGGCTCAGATTACAGAGTCATGCTCCATTCTGTTATACGGACGGCACCTTACATGCCGTTTTTTGCATAG